A region from the Candidatus Methanoperedens sp. genome encodes:
- a CDS encoding rubrerythrin family protein has product MNFKGSRTEKNLLAAFAGESQARNRYTYFAGAARNEGLEQVSGIFLETAENEKEHAKVFFQHLQGGNVEITAMYPAAVIGKAVDNLLAAAEGEKLEWGTLYPGFAGIAEEEGFPKVAESFTEIAEVEHFHEWRYRELLKNVKAGSVFKKDKTVKWHCRNCGYIHEGTEAPKVCPACKHPQSYYEVLAENW; this is encoded by the coding sequence ATGAATTTTAAAGGAAGCAGAACTGAAAAGAACCTTCTTGCAGCCTTTGCCGGGGAATCCCAGGCAAGGAACCGCTATACCTATTTTGCAGGCGCGGCAAGAAACGAAGGACTGGAACAGGTTTCAGGTATTTTCCTTGAAACTGCAGAGAATGAAAAAGAGCATGCCAAGGTATTTTTCCAGCACCTTCAGGGTGGGAACGTTGAAATAACGGCAATGTACCCGGCAGCGGTGATTGGAAAGGCAGTGGATAACTTACTTGCAGCGGCGGAAGGTGAGAAACTTGAATGGGGAACTCTCTATCCCGGATTTGCAGGTATTGCAGAGGAAGAAGGATTCCCAAAAGTGGCAGAATCATTTACTGAAATAGCCGAAGTGGAGCATTTTCATGAATGGCGGTACAGGGAGCTTTTAAAGAATGTAAAAGCAGGTTCGGTATTCAAGAAGGACAAAACTGTAAAATGGCACTGCAGGAACTGCGGATATATCCATGAAGGCACGGAAGCGCCAAAAGTATGCCCTGCGTGCAAACATCCCCAGTCATATTATGAGGTGCTGGCTGAGAACTGGTAG
- a CDS encoding acyl-CoA/acyl-ACP dehydrogenase, which yields MDFALTEEQELFRKSAREFCEKKLAPRASQIDEGKEIPPEVLKDMAAFGLLGITVSEKYGGKGADFTTAAIAAQEIARADISMATAVYYLVEAGWGFLLDKYGREEAKDEILHDVTKGKTFLGIASTEASGGSDIASISTSLENKDGRFIVNGAKTYISGVREAARYGGGYVTVVKTDPKLGHRGLSLCYLPVKDTPGVATGTIKQMGREGMSNGTIVIKNAEIPAHYLIGEWNKGFYYAMEGFNCARTLVSAACIGAAEKALESGIEYIKERQVFGSPLARFEGIQFQLAEDYLKLESARLLVYKAAWMLDENRFSRGEMNKAVAAAKLIAPTAAFDIIRDVMIWHGAYGYTKGAGLERGLRGVASYIMGAEGAQNIMRVIIARELLGKEFSG from the coding sequence ATGGATTTTGCTTTGACTGAAGAACAGGAACTTTTCAGGAAGTCTGCCAGAGAGTTCTGCGAGAAAAAGCTTGCTCCCCGTGCTTCGCAAATCGATGAGGGAAAAGAGATTCCCCCTGAAGTCTTAAAAGATATGGCAGCCTTCGGGCTTCTTGGCATAACCGTTTCAGAAAAATACGGCGGGAAAGGTGCAGACTTCACCACAGCAGCAATAGCGGCACAGGAGATAGCCAGGGCAGACATAAGTATGGCCACTGCTGTTTATTATCTTGTCGAGGCGGGCTGGGGTTTCCTGCTGGATAAATACGGGAGAGAGGAAGCCAAAGATGAAATTCTGCATGATGTAACAAAAGGAAAAACCTTCCTTGGCATAGCCTCGACCGAGGCTTCCGGGGGCTCAGATATTGCCTCCATATCCACTTCTCTTGAAAACAAGGACGGGAGATTCATCGTAAACGGCGCAAAGACCTACATAAGCGGCGTGAGGGAAGCCGCCAGGTACGGAGGCGGGTATGTGACAGTTGTAAAGACTGACCCGAAACTCGGGCACAGGGGTTTATCACTCTGCTATCTTCCTGTAAAAGATACACCCGGAGTAGCTACCGGTACCATTAAACAGATGGGCAGGGAAGGAATGTCCAATGGCACCATAGTGATAAAGAATGCAGAGATCCCGGCACATTACCTCATAGGGGAATGGAATAAGGGATTCTATTATGCCATGGAAGGGTTCAACTGTGCAAGGACGCTTGTGTCTGCCGCATGCATAGGCGCGGCTGAAAAAGCGTTAGAGTCAGGAATTGAGTATATCAAAGAGAGACAGGTTTTCGGCTCTCCCCTTGCAAGGTTTGAAGGAATACAATTCCAGCTTGCAGAGGATTATTTAAAACTTGAATCTGCAAGACTTCTTGTCTATAAGGCGGCCTGGATGCTTGACGAGAACAGGTTCAGCCGCGGGGAAATGAATAAAGCGGTGGCAGCAGCCAAGCTTATCGCCCCGACAGCGGCTTTTGATATCATCAGGGATGTTATGATATGGCACGGGGCATACGGCTACACCAAAGGAGCAGGACTGGAGCGCGGTTTGAGGGGCGTGGCTTCCTACATAATGGGGGCAGAGGGCGCCCAGAATATCATGAGGGTGATAATTGCCAGGGAACTTCTGGGGAAGGAATTCTCTGGTTAG
- a CDS encoding 3-hydroxybutyryl-CoA dehydrogenase: MEIGKIGVIGAGTMGGGIAQVAAQSGFEVVLEDVKEEYASSGFAKIRERLEKRVGEGKLESKEKERILSNIKTTARLEELRYADLIIEAVVEKEDIKKEIFEELDRICANETIFATNTSSIPIARLANVTGRPERFAGMHFMNPAYIMKLVEVVRGLSTSQETIDIITAVAKKMGKTPVVVNDSPGFVSNRLLMPMINDAIFCLQEGIASKEGIDSIMKLGANHPMGPLELADFVGLDICLDILEVLHNKLGEKYRPCPLLRKMVASGKLGRKSGEGFYEYK; encoded by the coding sequence ATGGAAATAGGAAAGATAGGAGTGATAGGCGCTGGAACCATGGGAGGCGGCATAGCCCAGGTGGCAGCACAGAGCGGTTTTGAGGTAGTTCTGGAGGATGTGAAAGAAGAATACGCAAGCTCCGGATTTGCGAAAATAAGAGAAAGGCTGGAAAAGAGGGTGGGTGAAGGGAAGCTTGAGAGCAAAGAGAAAGAGCGAATCCTCTCGAATATTAAAACCACCGCACGTCTGGAAGAACTACGATATGCTGACCTTATAATCGAGGCTGTGGTAGAAAAAGAGGACATAAAAAAAGAGATTTTCGAGGAACTCGACAGGATATGTGCAAACGAAACGATTTTCGCCACAAATACCTCCTCTATACCAATAGCCCGGCTTGCTAATGTCACAGGAAGACCTGAGCGCTTCGCTGGTATGCATTTCATGAACCCTGCGTATATTATGAAACTTGTAGAGGTGGTTCGTGGTCTTAGCACATCGCAGGAAACAATAGACATAATAACTGCTGTTGCAAAAAAAATGGGAAAGACACCTGTTGTGGTCAATGATTCTCCAGGCTTTGTCTCAAACCGCTTACTCATGCCCATGATAAACGATGCAATCTTTTGCCTTCAGGAAGGAATAGCTTCAAAAGAAGGCATAGACAGCATTATGAAGCTGGGAGCAAACCATCCTATGGGTCCGCTCGAACTCGCGGATTTTGTGGGTCTTGATATCTGCCTTGATATACTTGAGGTTCTTCATAATAAGTTAGGAGAGAAATACAGACCCTGCCCGTTACTTCGGAAAATGGTAGCCAGCGGAAAGCTCGGGAGAAAAAGCGGAGAAGGATTTTATGAATACAAATGA
- a CDS encoding enoyl-CoA hydratase-related protein has product MNTNEHIKIEKKKEIGIIILDKPAMNILDTKMLGELEDSLDELENDDKIRAIIITGEKNFCAGADIKELKEKHPEEAEVFSRLGHKVFNRVENMEKPVIAAVKGYALGGGCELALACDLRIAGDSAKLGLPEINLGLIPGFGGTQRLTRLVGIGNAKEMIFTGRSIDAKEALSIGLVNSLVNDEELMDKAVEMATVLAQKSPINIKIAKSLINKNLEIKKGLEMEMVSFSECFASEDHLEGINAFLEKRKPGFKGR; this is encoded by the coding sequence ATGAATACAAATGAACACATAAAAATAGAGAAGAAAAAGGAAATCGGAATTATCATTTTGGATAAGCCAGCTATGAACATTCTGGATACAAAAATGCTGGGGGAACTGGAAGATTCTCTGGATGAACTTGAAAATGATGATAAGATTAGGGCTATAATTATAACAGGAGAAAAAAACTTCTGCGCTGGGGCGGACATAAAGGAATTAAAGGAGAAGCATCCTGAGGAGGCAGAGGTGTTTTCCAGGCTGGGTCACAAAGTCTTTAACAGGGTGGAAAATATGGAAAAGCCTGTGATTGCGGCAGTAAAGGGGTATGCCCTGGGAGGAGGTTGCGAACTGGCTCTTGCCTGCGATTTGAGAATAGCAGGTGACAGCGCAAAGCTCGGTCTGCCTGAAATAAATCTCGGTCTTATTCCCGGTTTTGGGGGCACGCAGAGGCTTACCAGACTTGTTGGGATAGGGAATGCGAAGGAAATGATTTTTACAGGCAGGAGCATAGATGCCAAGGAGGCTCTTTCCATCGGGCTTGTAAACAGCCTTGTGAATGATGAAGAACTGATGGATAAGGCAGTGGAGATGGCGACGGTTCTGGCGCAGAAAAGCCCGATAAATATCAAAATAGCTAAAAGTCTGATAAATAAGAATCTGGAGATAAAGAAAGGGCTTGAGATGGAGATGGTTTCATTTTCCGAGTGCTTTGCATCAGAGGATCATTTGGAAGGGATAAATGCATTTCTGGAGAAGAGAAAGCCCGGGTTCAAGGGGAGATGA
- a CDS encoding nucleotidyltransferase domain-containing protein encodes MTQIQNENDLLIISEQNTILAAFFSKQEHVKLAYLFGSAAKGKAGKLSDVDIAVQFDDSLSKKEIFKLQLNLIGDIAALLKTDKVDLVAMNDAPLSLNYEIIKANHHLFVRDRMEKIDFEQRLMSRYLDRRYYERRAASEFLGKVAVKGI; translated from the coding sequence ATGACACAAATTCAAAATGAAAACGACCTTCTAATAATAAGTGAGCAGAATACTATACTTGCGGCATTTTTCAGCAAGCAGGAGCATGTTAAGCTTGCGTATCTCTTCGGCTCGGCGGCGAAAGGAAAAGCAGGAAAGTTGAGCGATGTGGATATAGCGGTGCAGTTCGATGACTCTTTGAGCAAAAAAGAGATATTTAAGCTGCAGCTGAATCTAATTGGCGATATAGCAGCCCTTTTAAAAACAGATAAGGTTGACCTTGTGGCTATGAACGATGCGCCGCTCTCTCTTAATTATGAAATAATAAAGGCAAATCATCACCTGTTTGTCAGGGATAGGATGGAGAAAATAGATTTTGAGCAGCGCTTGATGTCAAGGTATCTTGATAGAAGGTACTATGAAAGGAGGGCGGCATCCGAATTTTTGGGGAAGGTTGCAGTGAAGGGGATTTAG
- a CDS encoding AAA family ATPase, with protein sequence MIKEIVGPIPRDENFYDREDLIKELWEIAESHNIFLVGPRRFGKSGIMLKMYDEPKEGFKVIYIDCEKLEDPYEFFATLLIEILKNRNVRLKIKDCAHFIPQLPGEIIGKIKEHISEIELSEIKIGLRESVEKHWKEESVRCIIKIDKLANESGEKILFLFDEFPSLLKHMIDNGKYYETKIFLELFRSLRLDLNIKNIRFIIAGSRNIFTVYRNIPDLLLEKGIIGKNELTYFSLNQVFNDFRTELIEPFDEEIAKEFIKELSASNHITVNKQIITKILDLMGSPVPYFIQLLISEIKRYHHGDLTPQIIEKIYNERILGPTCRFYFEYYEDRLKEYGTVNENGAKAIISELSKAGALTNDELYDIFMLTTKSDRSMFDNLMNDLEMDFYIKLGSDNKYSFLSKILSDWWLRWHPSSMIR encoded by the coding sequence ATGATAAAGGAAATAGTTGGACCAATTCCAAGGGATGAGAATTTCTATGATCGTGAAGATTTGATAAAAGAACTGTGGGAGATAGCGGAATCCCATAATATTTTTCTGGTCGGACCACGCAGATTTGGAAAATCAGGAATAATGCTGAAAATGTATGATGAACCCAAAGAAGGATTCAAAGTAATCTATATTGATTGTGAAAAATTGGAAGACCCTTATGAGTTTTTTGCGACGTTATTAATCGAAATACTCAAAAACAGAAACGTAAGATTAAAAATTAAAGATTGTGCGCATTTTATTCCTCAGCTTCCCGGAGAGATAATCGGTAAGATAAAAGAGCATATTTCTGAAATCGAATTGTCCGAGATTAAAATAGGACTTCGAGAATCAGTAGAAAAACACTGGAAAGAAGAATCTGTACGGTGTATTATAAAAATAGATAAATTAGCCAATGAAAGTGGTGAAAAAATTCTGTTTTTATTTGATGAGTTCCCTTCTTTACTAAAACACATGATAGACAACGGGAAATATTATGAAACTAAAATATTCTTGGAATTGTTCAGGTCATTACGTCTGGACTTGAATATTAAGAATATCAGATTTATTATTGCAGGTTCACGGAATATTTTTACTGTTTATCGAAATATTCCAGATTTGCTTTTGGAAAAGGGTATAATTGGAAAGAATGAATTAACTTATTTTTCATTGAATCAAGTTTTTAATGATTTTAGAACCGAACTCATTGAACCATTTGATGAAGAAATTGCGAAAGAATTTATTAAAGAATTATCTGCCTCAAATCACATCACTGTAAATAAACAAATTATAACCAAAATATTAGATCTAATGGGTTCTCCAGTTCCTTATTTCATACAACTTCTTATCTCAGAAATAAAAAGATACCATCATGGGGATTTAACGCCACAAATTATCGAAAAAATATATAACGAGCGTATTCTCGGCCCAACCTGTCGATTCTATTTTGAATATTATGAAGATAGGCTAAAAGAATACGGTACTGTAAATGAAAATGGTGCAAAGGCGATAATTTCAGAGTTATCAAAAGCAGGCGCACTTACAAATGATGAGCTATATGATATTTTTATGTTGACTACAAAATCGGATAGGTCGATGTTTGATAATTTAATGAACGACCTAGAAATGGATTTTTATATTAAATTAGGTTCAGATAATAAATATTCTTTTTTATCAAAAATCTTATCAGACTGGTGGCTGCGCTGGCACCCATCGTCGATGATCAGGTGA
- a CDS encoding tetratricopeptide repeat protein: MEKTELYGTFVAREKLLSELLETIDDNTGKKSIQHIILLGARGIGKTNMLRMVENKVHDSSQLQSKWITVNVPEEQYGIFGLLDFFKYILEIILHSSQPEKIDKDEYKKELEKVDSSRNKESLDKLISIFKDISNKENKQFLLLIDNIDKILAEKITEEKELEYLRSILMADNFLMILGTSTSIFEEIALYDKAFFRFFKTIHLQNLSDKEVEALLLKRAKFDGIVDKIKLDENKNKIKAITELTGGYPRLVLMLYEILEDKPLLDVLKTFNKLLDNLTPYYKHRMDDLTPQQQKIIDTIMMTDGIASPTDVAKKVGWKPTVITSQFTRLKDLNILQIKEDGERKRKKSFYEISDRLFVIWYQMRYLGVLRRRIEYIVTFLKIWYDLGDMKNKISLYASQYQKNYSMGNFVESYNYARSISIMSCAISEANEKEKLYPEQVNRYIDIGKFEDALKELKELLKIHEETNNSEGMANDYGNMGIVFRKQGDMQKALDHYEKALKIDEEIGNREGMASQLGNMGIVFGIQGDMIKALDHFEKALKIDEEFGNREGMAIRFGNMGNVFGIQGDMIKAIDHYEKALKIHEEIGNREGMAIQLGNMGNVFGIQGDMIKTLDHYEKALKIHEEIGNREGMAIQLGNMGNVFQIQGDMIKALDHYEKVLKIFEEVGNKLNYNIIMNNKINLLFNVAIKNNKEQNTGKALENLGEIAESLKKTKNEDTIKIIISTIFKLLTDSEYDFVINILEILQKEHKDIYEMCEPFMITAQYLKTKDASILENTSSIVLEGVNKILEAIEKPKLERVNV, from the coding sequence ATGGAAAAAACTGAGTTATATGGTACTTTCGTAGCGAGAGAAAAACTTCTCAGTGAATTGCTTGAAACAATAGATGATAACACCGGAAAAAAGAGCATTCAGCATATTATATTATTGGGTGCAAGAGGCATCGGAAAAACCAATATGCTGCGGATGGTGGAAAATAAAGTCCATGATTCATCACAACTGCAAAGTAAATGGATAACCGTAAATGTTCCAGAAGAGCAGTACGGTATTTTTGGTCTTTTAGACTTTTTCAAATATATCCTTGAAATTATTTTACATTCCTCTCAACCAGAAAAGATAGATAAAGATGAATATAAAAAAGAACTGGAAAAGGTAGATTCATCAAGAAATAAGGAATCTCTTGATAAACTTATTTCGATATTCAAAGATATTTCAAATAAAGAAAACAAGCAGTTCCTGTTATTAATTGATAACATCGATAAGATTTTAGCAGAAAAAATTACTGAAGAAAAAGAACTGGAATATCTCAGGTCAATTTTGATGGCTGATAATTTTTTAATGATTCTCGGCACTTCAACTTCTATTTTTGAAGAGATTGCATTATACGACAAAGCATTTTTCAGGTTCTTCAAAACCATCCATTTGCAAAATCTCAGCGATAAAGAAGTTGAAGCTTTACTGCTTAAAAGAGCTAAATTCGATGGCATTGTTGATAAAATAAAACTCGACGAGAACAAGAATAAAATCAAGGCAATCACAGAATTGACAGGCGGATACCCGAGGCTTGTTTTAATGTTATATGAGATACTGGAAGATAAACCGTTATTGGATGTCCTTAAGACGTTTAATAAACTTTTGGATAATCTTACTCCATATTACAAGCATAGAATGGATGACTTAACGCCTCAGCAACAGAAAATAATTGATACTATCATGATGACAGATGGAATTGCTTCACCCACAGATGTAGCTAAAAAGGTCGGATGGAAGCCAACCGTCATAACATCACAATTCACAAGATTGAAGGATTTGAATATTCTTCAAATCAAGGAGGACGGCGAAAGAAAAAGGAAGAAGAGCTTTTATGAGATTTCCGATAGGCTCTTTGTTATATGGTACCAGATGAGATATCTGGGAGTCCTGAGACGACGGATTGAATATATTGTCACATTTCTTAAGATATGGTATGACCTTGGAGACATGAAAAATAAGATTTCTTTATACGCATCACAATACCAGAAAAATTATTCGATGGGGAATTTTGTTGAATCTTATAATTATGCCAGAAGCATTTCGATAATGTCCTGTGCGATATCAGAAGCTAATGAAAAAGAGAAATTATACCCTGAACAAGTCAATCGATATATTGACATTGGCAAATTTGAGGATGCATTGAAAGAACTGAAAGAACTTTTAAAAATACATGAAGAAACTAATAACAGTGAAGGAATGGCAAACGATTATGGCAACATGGGCATTGTCTTCCGGAAACAAGGCGATATGCAAAAAGCGCTCGACCATTATGAAAAAGCGCTTAAAATAGATGAAGAGATCGGAAACAGGGAAGGTATGGCAAGCCAGTTAGGCAACATGGGCATTGTTTTCGGGATACAGGGCGACATGATAAAAGCGCTCGACCATTTTGAAAAAGCGCTTAAAATAGATGAAGAGTTCGGAAACAGGGAAGGTATGGCAATCCGGTTCGGCAACATGGGCAATGTCTTCGGGATACAGGGCGACATGATAAAAGCCATCGACCATTATGAAAAAGCGCTTAAAATACATGAAGAGATCGGAAACAGGGAAGGTATGGCAATCCAGTTAGGCAACATGGGTAATGTCTTCGGGATACAGGGCGACATGATAAAAACGCTCGACCATTATGAAAAAGCGCTTAAAATACATGAAGAGATTGGCAACAGGGAAGGCATGGCAATCCAGTTAGGCAACATGGGCAATGTCTTCCAGATACAGGGCGACATGATAAAAGCGCTCGACCATTATGAAAAAGTGCTTAAAATATTTGAAGAGGTTGGTAATAAATTAAATTACAATATTATTATGAATAATAAAATAAATTTGCTTTTCAACGTTGCCATAAAAAATAATAAGGAACAAAATACAGGAAAAGCGCTTGAGAATCTTGGAGAGATTGCAGAATCCTTGAAGAAGACAAAAAATGAAGACACAATAAAAATTATTATTTCCACAATATTTAAATTATTGACTGATTCGGAATACGATTTTGTAATAAATATTTTGGAAATACTCCAAAAAGAGCATAAAGATATCTATGAGATGTGCGAGCCATTCATGATAACTGCGCAATACCTTAAAACAAAAGATGCCAGCATATTAGAAAATACAAGTTCTATTGTTTTGGAGGGAGTAAATAAAATACTCGAAGCCATAGAGAAACCAAAATTGGAAAGAGTTAATGTATAA
- a CDS encoding serine--tRNA ligase, translating into MEPYFHLKGSFKTSADATATRADIEKFIEDAKATILQKGVPAGRGSRIIGWDIKDNSISFDIESDRYLRAHDAFIRLRKPLAAVLGKGYKIGIRGAEVEEFIVKLPSEQELRQKKIPHVKGIEFEDGTITLSLDVGEAELENKIPDRIISLIEDKIAAQGFGGKAEHWSLLWESPKKEFPVFKYGVKDPTVEAEKLGWIKRGASRGQWIHGAQMAHIFRTFEQIVLEEVIKPLGYIEMIFPKLDTWDVLKHSGHAKGVYPEIYYISPPKTRDPAFWEEVIDYYKVTLEVPLDLISEKIDKPIGAMCYAQCPSFWPFLQGKTVAEDSFPIKVFDRSGTSHRYESGGLHGMERVDEFHRIELVFIGAQEQVLSHSKEMQECYKHIFNDILDLEWRMAWVTPWFMAQEGLTGLAGQKEVGTIDFEAPLPYRGKDGEWLEFQNLSVNGDKYPRGFNVKSQSGKEVWSGCSGIGLERWASTFLAQKGLDTENWPEKFREKVGEMPKGIRFM; encoded by the coding sequence ATGGAACCCTACTTTCACCTCAAGGGCAGCTTCAAAACAAGCGCCGACGCCACGGCAACCCGCGCCGACATAGAAAAGTTCATCGAAGATGCAAAAGCAACCATCCTGCAGAAAGGCGTTCCGGCAGGGAGAGGCTCCAGAATCATAGGCTGGGACATAAAGGATAACAGCATCTCTTTTGACATAGAATCAGACCGCTACCTGCGCGCCCACGATGCCTTTATCCGCCTCCGCAAACCGCTTGCAGCGGTTCTTGGCAAAGGATATAAGATAGGAATCAGAGGCGCGGAGGTAGAAGAGTTCATCGTCAAACTGCCTTCCGAGCAGGAGCTGCGCCAGAAAAAAATCCCCCACGTTAAAGGGATAGAGTTCGAGGACGGCACAATCACGCTCTCACTCGATGTGGGTGAAGCAGAGCTTGAGAACAAGATCCCTGACAGGATAATTTCTCTCATCGAGGATAAAATCGCAGCGCAGGGCTTCGGCGGGAAAGCAGAGCACTGGAGCCTGCTCTGGGAAAGCCCCAAAAAAGAATTCCCCGTATTTAAATACGGGGTTAAAGACCCCACTGTGGAGGCTGAGAAGCTGGGCTGGATAAAACGCGGAGCAAGCCGGGGGCAGTGGATACACGGGGCGCAGATGGCGCATATCTTCAGGACTTTTGAACAGATTGTGCTGGAAGAGGTCATCAAGCCCCTGGGTTACATCGAGATGATATTCCCCAAGCTTGATACATGGGACGTATTGAAGCATTCAGGACATGCAAAGGGCGTATATCCTGAGATATACTACATCAGCCCTCCCAAGACGAGGGACCCTGCTTTCTGGGAGGAAGTCATAGATTATTACAAGGTCACCCTTGAAGTGCCGCTTGATTTGATTTCGGAGAAAATCGATAAACCCATAGGAGCCATGTGTTATGCCCAGTGTCCATCGTTCTGGCCTTTCCTGCAGGGAAAGACCGTGGCTGAGGATTCCTTCCCGATAAAGGTGTTTGACCGCTCGGGCACATCGCACAGGTATGAGAGCGGGGGCTTGCACGGTATGGAGAGGGTGGATGAATTCCACAGGATAGAGCTTGTTTTCATAGGCGCGCAGGAGCAGGTTCTTTCCCACTCGAAGGAGATGCAGGAGTGCTACAAACACATATTCAACGACATACTTGACCTTGAATGGAGGATGGCATGGGTCACGCCATGGTTCATGGCGCAGGAAGGGTTGACCGGGCTTGCCGGGCAAAAAGAGGTGGGCACTATTGATTTTGAGGCGCCTCTTCCCTATCGCGGAAAGGACGGCGAGTGGCTTGAGTTCCAGAACCTGAGCGTGAACGGCGATAAGTATCCCAGGGGCTTTAACGTGAAGTCGCAGTCAGGGAAGGAGGTGTGGAGCGGCTGCTCAGGCATCGGGCTTGAGAGATGGGCGAGCACGTTCCTTGCTCAGAAAGGACTTGACACTGAGAACTGGCCCGAGAAGTTCAGGGAGAAGGTAGGGGAGATGCCGAAAGGGATAAGGTTCATGTGA
- a CDS encoding DUF4258 domain-containing protein translates to MNIDELKEVVKSIETITFSKHFHLRAIIRGITEKEVLSYLRNPEALEHFEYQGEEPEGKKYVLIFNKSNKYNLKVVISNKRSFKCSNCSYTK, encoded by the coding sequence ATGAATATAGATGAGCTGAAAGAGGTAGTTAAATCCATTGAGACGATTACATTCAGCAAACATTTTCATCTTAGAGCTATAATACGGGGAATCACAGAGAAAGAAGTCCTATCATATTTGAGAAATCCCGAAGCTCTTGAGCATTTTGAGTATCAGGGTGAAGAACCAGAAGGTAAGAAGTATGTTCTTATATTTAATAAGTCAAATAAATACAATTTAAAAGTAGTTATCTCAAATAAAAGAAGCTTTAAATGTAGTAACTGCTCATATACAAAGTAA
- a CDS encoding DUF2283 domain-containing protein: protein MVKDTKIDFDYENDILYLYTGEKVKDSLQIEDFIIDFSYDNKIVVIEILDASKILSELSQTNLTKDALSKIESAGISVYHGKELIYVLLAIRLSINQESVDIRIPIPAPAAVSAVA from the coding sequence ATGGTTAAAGATACAAAAATAGACTTTGATTACGAGAACGATATTTTATACCTGTATACTGGCGAGAAGGTTAAGGACAGCCTGCAAATAGAAGATTTTATAATAGATTTTTCCTACGATAACAAGATTGTTGTAATTGAAATTTTGGATGCTTCTAAGATATTAAGTGAATTATCACAAACCAATCTAACAAAAGATGCCTTATCAAAAATAGAGTCAGCCGGAATAAGTGTTTATCATGGAAAAGAGTTAATCTATGTTTTGTTAGCTATTCGTTTATCCATAAATCAGGAAAGCGTAGATATAAGAATCCCGATTCCTGCGCCTGCTGCTGTTTCTGCGGTTGCCTGA